Genomic window (Herpetosiphonaceae bacterium):
GTTCTTGGTTCTTGGTTCTTGGTTCTCCCTTGTTCCCTTGTTCCCTTGTTCTTGGTTCTCCCCGCGCTCACTCGTCTTCGGCGGCCTGAAGCAACCCCCGCTCCTGAATCACGTCGGTCGCCAGCACCTTGTAGCCGACGCTCTCGAACAGCACCGTGAGGCTATCGGCGTCGACGCGCTGAACCACGCCCTCGCCCCACGCCTCGTGGCTGACGGCATCGCCCGCCGCAAAGCGCGACTCGACGACCTTTTCTTCGCCGACGACGATCCGCTGCTCGTCAGCCGGACGCAGATCGTTGTCGCACAGCATGCAGCGCTCGGCCTGATACTCTTCTCCGAAGTAGCTCAGCAGATGGCGGCGGCGACAATCGCCAGTCTCGGCGTAGCCGCGCATCATCTCCTGGCGGCTGCGCTCGTACGCTAGGCGATGCTCCTCCTCCTCAAGCGAAAGCTGCTCCGGGTCGAAGTCGGAAACCAGCAGGCGGAACCGCCCGTGTCGCTCGGCGATGATCCGCTCCCGCTTGAGCAGCGCGATCAGCCGCGCCAGATCGCCCTTTCCGAGGCCGGTCGCCGCCGCAAGCTCCTTGAGCGTCGCCTCAGGCTGCGCCAGCAGCCCGGCGCGCGCCTGCACCACCTCATCGCGCGTCAGTTGCCCGCCGCCCGACAGAAATGCGGCGCGGCCCAGGTCGGCAGGCCGGTAGATGATCGTGCAGCGCGCGAACGCGCCATCTCGACCGGCGCGGCCCGCCTCCTGGTAGTACGCCTCGATGCTGCTCGGAATATCGCGGTGGATCACAAAGCGCACGTCGGGCTTGTCCACGCCCAGGCCAAAGGCGTTGGTCGCGACGATCACGCGCAGCTCGCCGCGCATAAACGCCTCCTGCACCCGATCGCGATCGGCCTTCTTGCGCTGGCCGTGATAGTAGTCTGCGGCAATGCCCCAGTCGCGCAGCCAGGTCGCCGTGTCGCGCGCGGCTTTGGTGGTGGACGTGTAGATAATGCCGCTGCCACGCATCGCATCCGACAGCCTGGGCGCGAGATCCTCGCCGTAGCCTGCCTGCTCGCCCAGCAGCAGATCCTCAAGCACCCGCCGGTCGTCCTCTTCCTTCTCGACGCGCCGCACCTCGAAGAAAAGATTAGGCCGATCGGTGCCGCGCACGACGATCGCGGGCTGGCGCATGTTGAGCCGCGCGATAATCTCCTCACGAATCCAGGGCGTCGCCGTCGCCGTCAGCGCCAGCAGCGTCGGCTTGCCGAGCTGGGCGATGGCCTGCGGCAGCAGCAGATAGGCCGGTCGAAAGCTATGGCCCCAGTCGGAAATGCAATGCGCCTCGTCCACCACAAAGAGCGAGATCGGCACCTCGCGCAGCGCGGCCATAAAGCGCGCGTTGTCGAAGCGTTCGGGCGTGACGTAGAGCAGCTTGGCCTCGCCCTGCTGAAGCCTGCGCAGCGCCGCCTCCGACTGGCCCGCCGACTGGGTGCTGTTGATCACGCCGACCGGCAGATCGAGCGCCTGCAACGCCTCGACCTGATCTTTCATCAGCGCGATCAGCGGCGAAACCACGATCGTCGCGCCGGGCAGCACGTGCGCGGCCAGCTGATAGACCAGCGACTTGCCCGCGCCGGTCGGAAAGACCGCCAGCACGTCGCGTCCATCCAGCAGGTCGCGGATCGCGCGCTCCTGGCCTGGCCGGAACGTATCGTGCTCAAATCGATCCCGCAGCACAGCGCGCAGATCGGCCCTGGTTGAGGTCATGCAGCATCCTTTCTGTGACTGGATGCGTGCCTTCAAGCACCATCTGTGCCGTCAGCCGATGCGCCACGCGGAGTTCCTTGGCATACAGGTTGCCGCAGCAGTGCCTCAAGCGAAGGAGGAGCGACATGACGCAACGATCAACCGATCGCATGGAGAGCCTGCTGAAGCAACTGCACCAGCAGCCGGGCCTGGCGGAGCAGCTTCCCAGCCAGGAGGGCACGATCGTCAGGGCCGCGCTGGACGGCCAGAGCGTATACGAGATCGCGCAGCAGCATCAGGTCAGCGAAGGATTCGTGTGGAATGTGCTGGGCAGCGCGGCGCGCATGGCGAGCGGCCAGCCGCTCCAGCCGGTCGAGAGCGG
Coding sequences:
- a CDS encoding RecQ family ATP-dependent DNA helicase encodes the protein MTSTRADLRAVLRDRFEHDTFRPGQERAIRDLLDGRDVLAVFPTGAGKSLVYQLAAHVLPGATIVVSPLIALMKDQVEALQALDLPVGVINSTQSAGQSEAALRRLQQGEAKLLYVTPERFDNARFMAALREVPISLFVVDEAHCISDWGHSFRPAYLLLPQAIAQLGKPTLLALTATATPWIREEIIARLNMRQPAIVVRGTDRPNLFFEVRRVEKEEDDRRVLEDLLLGEQAGYGEDLAPRLSDAMRGSGIIYTSTTKAARDTATWLRDWGIAADYYHGQRKKADRDRVQEAFMRGELRVIVATNAFGLGVDKPDVRFVIHRDIPSSIEAYYQEAGRAGRDGAFARCTIIYRPADLGRAAFLSGGGQLTRDEVVQARAGLLAQPEATLKELAAATGLGKGDLARLIALLKRERIIAERHGRFRLLVSDFDPEQLSLEEEEHRLAYERSRQEMMRGYAETGDCRRRHLLSYFGEEYQAERCMLCDNDLRPADEQRIVVGEEKVVESRFAAGDAVSHEAWGEGVVQRVDADSLTVLFESVGYKVLATDVIQERGLLQAAEDE